Part of the Aggregatilinea lenta genome, ACGCGCTCGTTCAACGGCGTCAGGGCCGGAGTGCCATCCGCCCCGAAGAAGCGCAGGCAGATGTCGCCCACCGCGCCCTGTTGGCGCAGCATGCCCAACTCCGCTGCAGAGAAGATATTGCCGCTGCTGGCCAGAAGTTGGGAGGGTTGGACGGAGCCGATACCGACCAGCGCCAGCGTTACCTGCTCGAACAGCGCCAGCGTCTCGGCCACGTAGGGATCGTTGAGCAAAATGTCGCGCGCGTCGATCGAGCCGACGATGCCCGGAGCGCTCAAAAAACGCGCCGTACCGTTGACCAGCTTCGCGAGGCGATCGGTCAGGCGGGTCGCATGAACTTCAGCGCCCGGCTGCCCTACCCCACCCAGGATCTGCACGACCTGCGCGTGGGTGGCTTGCGAGATCGGGTGCATTGCATCGACCATCGCCAGCAAGGTGGCACTCCACGACGAAATACCGATGATTTCACCCTGGCGCACGGTGTTTTCGACAAAAAACGCGGCGGCAGCCCCCAGGCTGCGCTGAAT contains:
- a CDS encoding sugar-binding transcriptional regulator, coding for MAKVAHLYHVEGLTQKDIGGRLALSQATISRLLKRAIDEKIVRTTVSLPAGVYADLEEQVRQRYNLREVIITDCVDPDNEYEIQRSLGAAAAFFVENTVRQGEIIGISSWSATLLAMVDAMHPISQATHAQVVQILGGVGQPGAEVHATRLTDRLAKLVNGTARFLSAPGIVGSIDARDILLNDPYVAETLALFEQVTLALVGIGSVQPSQLLASSGNIFSAAELGMLRQQGAVGDICLRFFGADGTPALTPLNERVIGMPLERLGCVERTVAISGGERKHAAVRGALQGRWINVLITDRFTAEYLLQELERHGA